The Candidatus Latescibacter sp. DNA window GTGTATTGTTGTAGTAGCTGTGGTAATGTGGGAAAACGTGAAACGTTTTTCCAAGTAACTGTTGGAAAGTCAAAGACTTTTCAATGGTTACGTCATTTCCACAGCTTTCTTATTTTTTCATGATACTTTTGACAGTACCTATCGGGGGAGAACATCTCAAATCTACCCATCTTATTTATTAACAATATAATAACTTACTTTTTATGTCAATACTTTTGACAGTACGGCATAAGGGTAAAGGAGGAACAGTATGAAAAAAATGACTTTCAGCCTGATAGTCGGTATGGTGTTCTTGGCGTTTTTTACCCAGATGCTCTGGGCGGAGCCTGCGGTAAAGAAATTTTTCCCCTCTGAAGGCGGCTCCAAACTGTATTCATCGGGAGTGATGGTGGGCAAAACCTATTTTGTGGCCGGCTCAGGTTCGGCGCTCCAGGGCGGGGGGCAGCCGGAGACCTTTCCCGACCAGGCGCGGCAGTGCTGGAAGAACATCGAGAAGACCTTGCAGATGGCCGGTCTGGGCCTGGGAAACGTGGTACAGTGCTGGATCATGCTCGATGATCTGAAAAATTACCAGGCTATGGACGATGTGTTCGCCGAGTTATTCCCCACTAACCCACCCGCACGCACCACACTCGGAATTGCTACCATTCCCCAGGGCAATCACATCGAAATCACTGCCATTGCCTACACCGATCTCTCCGAACGTAAATGCACCCGGAACATGTTTTCGAGCATCAAATTCAGCCCGGGTGTCATTGCCGGGAATACCCTCTATATTTCAGGGGATTTTGTTCCAACTAAAGGTGAGAAAAGAACGTTTCCGGAACAAGTAACACAATCGATGACTATCGTGGGGGGTATCCTTCAAGAGGCTGGACTCGATTACAGCAATATAGTATGGAGCAACGTATATCTTGACAAATACAGCAATCTCGGCGCCTTTAATAAGATATACAGCGAGTTTTTCCCGAAAGGAAATGAGCCTGCCCGGGCCAATGTGTTTGTGAACAATTTCCCCGGCAACATCAATATAAAATTCGCCTGCATCGCCACCCTGGACAAAGCGGGCCATAAAGTTGTCAGAGACGCCGGAATGAAATGCGGCCCCCCGGAGCTTTATGAATCATCAAGCCCCGCGGTGTGGGCAGGTGATATGCTCTACCTTTCGGCGCAGTATGGTTCTACTCCCGGACAGAAAACCGCTCTGGAAGAGCAGATCGACCAGGTGATGAAGAGCCATCAGGATATACTCCAGAAAGCAGGGCTTGATTTCAAGGATATTGTATCGGCGAATGTATTTCTGCGCACCATTGACGATTACGGTCCGCTGAACAAGGTGTACCCGAATTATTTCACCGCCAGCCGTCCCGGGGTGCGCACCTGTTTCCAGCCTTTTGGCGGCAGCGAGCCGAACGATACCCTTGTGCGGATGTATTTCTTTGCGGCCCGGACTAAGACGGAATAGTAAAGGGAAAAAGTATGGGAAATACTCTTTATTCGACAACATTGCATGTCTTCCCGCGGATTTCCACGCTTTTCTTTTTGATCCTTGCGCTCCTGATTTCGGCGGAGGGTGCGGCGCTGGAACTGAAGGCGGGCACTGCCAAAGAGATGGTCACACCGGAGAAGCTCCTGAACCTTACCGCCGGGAAGCTGAATAACGGCACCATGCTTCCTACTACGGGGAAGGAGCATGATCTCTTCGCACGGGTGCTGACCCTCTTTGACGGGACCAATCGTCTGGTGATCGTGACCTATGATATGAACTCGCTCGATGTGGCCACTCCCATCCTGCGGGAGCGCT harbors:
- a CDS encoding RidA family protein, giving the protein MKKMTFSLIVGMVFLAFFTQMLWAEPAVKKFFPSEGGSKLYSSGVMVGKTYFVAGSGSALQGGGQPETFPDQARQCWKNIEKTLQMAGLGLGNVVQCWIMLDDLKNYQAMDDVFAELFPTNPPARTTLGIATIPQGNHIEITAIAYTDLSERKCTRNMFSSIKFSPGVIAGNTLYISGDFVPTKGEKRTFPEQVTQSMTIVGGILQEAGLDYSNIVWSNVYLDKYSNLGAFNKIYSEFFPKGNEPARANVFVNNFPGNINIKFACIATLDKAGHKVVRDAGMKCGPPELYESSSPAVWAGDMLYLSAQYGSTPGQKTALEEQIDQVMKSHQDILQKAGLDFKDIVSANVFLRTIDDYGPLNKVYPNYFTASRPGVRTCFQPFGGSEPNDTLVRMYFFAARTKTE